One Lachnospiraceae bacterium C1.1 genomic region harbors:
- a CDS encoding amino acid ABC transporter ATP-binding protein, with protein sequence MIELTGVKKCFGRHEVLKNVSIKVEDGEVVVILGASGSGKTTFLRCINFLEKAEEGTMKFGTKFINFKNAAKKDILYIRRHSAFVFQNYGLFANKTALQNVMEGLTQVQKKTKAEAEKIAKETLDWVGLADRYDYYPSQLSGGQQQRVGIARAIALKPEVILFDEPTSALDPELVGEVLDLIKKVAKMGITMIVVTHEMSFAQDVADKVIFMDDGVVVEEGKPDEIFVHPKEERTRQFLARIISLEPMYNI encoded by the coding sequence GTGATAGAGCTAACCGGGGTAAAGAAATGCTTTGGCAGACATGAGGTTCTGAAAAACGTATCCATAAAAGTCGAAGATGGAGAGGTTGTCGTTATACTGGGAGCAAGCGGTTCAGGAAAGACTACTTTTTTAAGATGTATCAATTTCCTTGAAAAAGCGGAAGAAGGAACCATGAAGTTTGGAACTAAATTTATAAATTTTAAGAATGCGGCGAAAAAGGATATCCTTTATATCAGACGGCATTCGGCGTTCGTATTTCAGAATTACGGATTGTTTGCCAATAAGACAGCCTTGCAGAATGTAATGGAAGGACTCACGCAGGTTCAGAAGAAAACGAAAGCCGAAGCAGAAAAGATCGCAAAGGAAACACTTGACTGGGTTGGGCTTGCTGACAGATATGATTATTATCCGTCGCAGTTATCAGGCGGGCAGCAGCAGAGAGTCGGAATTGCGAGAGCTATAGCACTGAAACCGGAGGTCATACTCTTTGATGAGCCTACGTCAGCACTTGATCCGGAACTTGTCGGGGAGGTGCTTGATCTGATAAAGAAAGTGGCAAAAATGGGAATAACGATGATAGTGGTCACGCATGAAATGTCATTTGCCCAGGATGTCGCAGACAAGGTTATCTTTATGGATGATGGTGTGGTCGTTGAGGAAGGAAAACCTGACGAGATCTTTGTCCATCCAAAAGAAGAAAGGACAAGACAGTTCTTAGCAAGGATTATATCCCTTGAACCTATGTATAATATATGA